TCCCTAGGTTGTCCTGCACTGAAGAGGCCAGTACCCAGTCATCGCTTTTAACTTCGCCCTTACTGGCTTCGTCAATCGCATTATGAACAAACTTGTCCCAAGCTTCGCGGGTAAAGGCACCGGCCACCATCTGGCTACCCGCAATCACGTCGCTATTTTTGTTACTTAAAATGCGTGGCACAGTAAGCGGTACGAAACGTGTATTTGCACGGGCTTTGATTTCGTTATAAACCCGCTCTGTGGCGCTCAAACGCTTTAGGGATGCACGTAGGACTTCACGAGCAGCACCAACGGTTTTTTCATCATTAGTAATTAAAGGCAGGTCAGGCTCTTTAATCTGACTCACATAAAAAGCCACTAAACGTTCGGCCGCAGCGATCACTTCTTCGTTACTGCGATTGCCACGATTAGCTTCCAACCAGCTACGCCAGTAACGGGGAATTTGATCCGTCAAATGCGCTTCGTCCATACGGGAACGATCGTGCAGCATCAGGTACGTCTTCAGCGCGTTATACCCATGATCGAGCTTAGGCTGAGCATTACCAGTAGGTGCTGCTTCTTCGGTTTTTACAGTCAGAGCGGTTGCACGCTGAGGAATCTGCCACATACCCAATTGGATATTCGGCAAGCCTTTTTTATGCGGCACTGGGGCACGCTTTTTAACTGGCTCTGGCGAGGGGGTTGGTGCTGGCGTAGGTGGCGGTGTCGGCTCAGGTTTTTTTTCTTCAGGAGCAGGCACTGGAGTAGGTGCAGGGTCTGCGGGCTGATTAGATGCAAGTTGAGTCAGCGACGTTTCAAGACTCTTTTTAACCGGCACCAGCATGGATTCTTGCAAACCAGCAAAATATTCTTTGCGCAGCGCTACTTCTAGCTCTCTACCCTGATACAAGCCCAAGCCAACTTGCCAAGGATGGCCTTCTTTACGGTAAGACTGCAGCTCTTCGATACGCTTTTGCAGTACACCCAACGCCATTAGCTTGTCGTATAGCTCACCTGACGACGCTAGTTTCTTGGCGGCAACTCGCTCACTCGCTACATTGGCCATTAATTTTTGGTTGCCAATATAAGACCAGGTCCAAAGCCCTGCGCAAAGCGCCATCGCAGACAGGCCAGCCAGCATACCAACCAAACGCCAACGACTGCCCGCTGGGCGAGTTTGACGTGAAACCAAATGTTGATCTGGAAAAACCACTTCCCTAAATAGATCACGCAGGAAGTAGCTGTAAGAGGCGGGTACTTGACGAGCATCAAAGCCTGGGCGGCTTAGATCAAATTGCTTAGATACATGCGTTGCCGCCCCAATCCTTGGGATGCCTTCTTGCAAAGCACTTGAGAAATAAAAGCCGCGCAGCAAAGGGCGTGCGTGATAAGGATCTTCTTCTTGTAGCAGTTTTACAAACTTAGTAACGGCTTCTTTTAAAGCATGAAATTCAATCGGGAAAGCAAAGAAGGCAGGCTTATTTAAATTACCACGATGCTCTGCCAGCTTTTCTTCACCAATTTGCACTAGGCCGCGATACATAGCATCAAATTGCGTGCTAACAACTTGGCTTGCATCAAAACTTGTGCCCTGCTCAGCGCTCAGCGTTGCGCCCCAAACACGGTGACGCTCTTCTTCTGGCATTTCTTCAAAAAACTGCGAGAAACCACCCAATAAATCAAGCTTGGTAAAAATCAGATAAATCGGCACTTGCAGACCAAAGGTCGCTTCAATTTCATGGATGCGTTCACGAATCTGCTTTGCATAGAGCGCAAAACCTTCTGAATGATGCTGGGCAAGCTCTGGCAAACTAATTGTCACTAAAATTCCGTTAACCGGTGCTTTAGAGCGATGGCGTTTAAGCAGCTTTAAAAACTCCAGCCACTCAATGCGATCTTCAGACTGTGTAGCGTAACGGCCAGCGGTATCGAGCAACACGCCTTCGGTAGAGAAAAACCAATCACAGTTACGTGTTCCCCCCACACCCTGCACACCCGCTTTATCACTAAAAGGGAAAGTCAGACCAGATTGTAAAATAGCTGAACTTTTACCTGCCGCCGGATGGCCAATAATCATATACCAAGGCAATTCATACAAAGCAGCATTACCTCGCGACTTACCCATTTGCGAGGTTTTAAGCGTATCAATGGCACCCAGCATGCGCTGGCGCAGCAAATTTACTTCAGCACGCTTATCTACGCTCGCACCAATGACTGCATCGTCAGCCTGCTTTAGCAGCATTTTTTCAATCAAGCCACCGGCTCGGTTAGCAATAATTTTGCCAACCATCAGGGTAAAGACCCAAAGCAACATCACAGCGAAGATCCAGCCAAAGCGGACTTCAGCCGTTTTCAGACCAAACCACGGCCCTAAAAACCAAATCAAGCCGATCAGGATCAAAAACCCGATGGCTGATGTGACTTTGGCGTTACGCAGCCAATGTTTCATGAAAATGAATCTCCATACCAATTGAAATCTTGCATTTACTTACTTCGCACCAAAGCAGCCAGCGAGCCTGCTTTTTCAATATGCCCATAGTCTTTAAATGACCAAACACCGCCCCAAGTTAAACCTGCAGCAACCGCTTCTTCCCCAAGCGCCTGATAGGCTTCAAATGCCCACTTATCGCGCTCAGAAATTATAATTTTTCCATCTTTCATCGGGGCCAAATCAACCGCTAAGCCATACTGATGCTTGCTTTGCCCGCCTTTTGCCTTAGTAACCACCGTTGCTTGCGTAGCTAAGCCATCTTGTCTTTCAGGACTTCTATACCCTTCTAGCAAAACCATCGGATAACCACGCTCTTTCATTTTTTTCATGATCTGTAATACAACCTGAACAAACTGAGGATCTAACTTGCTCCAATCACGATCTGCTGTTGCGATACCAGGGCGAGCTGCAATGGCAGCTGCACTAATAAATACCTCAGGAGGTAAAGCAGGTGGAGGTTCAAGTTTCGCCTCAGTAAATGTCCCTTGGATATGAGCAACCTGGCTATATTCTTTAGGCAAGAAAGGCGCAATAACATGCAAAGAATTAAAATGCAGCGTTACCCCTACCACCAGCAAAACCAAACACAAACTTGCCAGAGGCAATAGCAGCCGCTTTAATTTTTTACTTTTAAAAGGAGATGGTTTTATTGAAAAACCA
This genomic interval from Iodobacter fluviatilis contains the following:
- the tssM gene encoding type VI secretion system membrane subunit TssM, which translates into the protein MKHWLRNAKVTSAIGFLILIGLIWFLGPWFGLKTAEVRFGWIFAVMLLWVFTLMVGKIIANRAGGLIEKMLLKQADDAVIGASVDKRAEVNLLRQRMLGAIDTLKTSQMGKSRGNAALYELPWYMIIGHPAAGKSSAILQSGLTFPFSDKAGVQGVGGTRNCDWFFSTEGVLLDTAGRYATQSEDRIEWLEFLKLLKRHRSKAPVNGILVTISLPELAQHHSEGFALYAKQIRERIHEIEATFGLQVPIYLIFTKLDLLGGFSQFFEEMPEEERHRVWGATLSAEQGTSFDASQVVSTQFDAMYRGLVQIGEEKLAEHRGNLNKPAFFAFPIEFHALKEAVTKFVKLLQEEDPYHARPLLRGFYFSSALQEGIPRIGAATHVSKQFDLSRPGFDARQVPASYSYFLRDLFREVVFPDQHLVSRQTRPAGSRWRLVGMLAGLSAMALCAGLWTWSYIGNQKLMANVASERVAAKKLASSGELYDKLMALGVLQKRIEELQSYRKEGHPWQVGLGLYQGRELEVALRKEYFAGLQESMLVPVKKSLETSLTQLASNQPADPAPTPVPAPEEKKPEPTPPPTPAPTPSPEPVKKRAPVPHKKGLPNIQLGMWQIPQRATALTVKTEEAAPTGNAQPKLDHGYNALKTYLMLHDRSRMDEAHLTDQIPRYWRSWLEANRGNRSNEEVIAAAERLVAFYVSQIKEPDLPLITNDEKTVGAAREVLRASLKRLSATERVYNEIKARANTRFVPLTVPRILSNKNSDVIAGSQMVAGAFTREAWDKFVHNAIDEASKGEVKSDDWVLASSVQDNLGTDGNIEKNRNDLEALYRVEYAAEWSKFLQGVVIRDFNNIAFAGNAVAQLADMQNSPVKLILARAAFETAWDNPSELSRKLENAKQSVLEKTTALLKGSNQPANANAAELGEVGKQFAGVTRLVQTDSAGFAPINAYLEQLGKLKGKMNQIASSDEPGAQARPLVQATLNGSGSELADTLQQVDNSLLSALTPEAREMIRPMLVRPLIQTYAVLLGPVENDLNQAWQKEVYGQWKSLSAKYPFSDSANEAPMADIAKFVKPKEGTLDKFTEKYLNGLVTQKGDSLTPRTWANLGIRFNPAFLAGMGRLSSLATSQLADSSNAKFELQPIPTPGLSEIVLEVDGQEMRYRNGPQPWQSFNWPGNGNTQGARIQVVAFNGASAVISNQQGRMGWMRLLAQAQLEQHDGDSATLSWKIRKGDAGDAEYVRFNFRAVSGVNPLQLSGLRKLSLPDRVTM
- a CDS encoding M15 family metallopeptidase, with product MILLIVFLVLMWIGWRFFVYVPRVEAVSDESKINGIGCVAATKNKRKVAVSVLPNPPADGFSIKPSPFKSKKLKRLLLPLASLCLVLLVVGVTLHFNSLHVIAPFLPKEYSQVAHIQGTFTEAKLEPPPALPPEVFISAAAIAARPGIATADRDWSKLDPQFVQVVLQIMKKMKERGYPMVLLEGYRSPERQDGLATQATVVTKAKGGQSKHQYGLAVDLAPMKDGKIIISERDKWAFEAYQALGEEAVAAGLTWGGVWSFKDYGHIEKAGSLAALVRSK